In Cicer arietinum cultivar CDC Frontier isolate Library 1 chromosome 7, Cicar.CDCFrontier_v2.0, whole genome shotgun sequence, a single window of DNA contains:
- the LOC101506794 gene encoding protein JINGUBANG-like, whose translation MEFETSFSTSINHTTTRSLSSQQSLASVPSLNSTSQQFHNSTFTCLATLKLYTCISSLTLSEKFLYTGSSNREITSWNRIHLHSHPQQSNNTIVSGNGAIKSIVIHSSKLFTAHQDNKIRVWKITIINKESQRQQQQQQQHKFTHLATLPTFIDRFSKILIPKNHVKIRRNKKRTWVHHVDTVSSLALSKDGTLLYSVSWDRSIKVWKTKDFTCLESVNNAHDDAVNAIVVSNDGYVYTGSTDKKIKVWTKDKEEKNKKHSLLLVDTLEKHNSGINALALNSDGSVLYSGACDRSILVSEKGENGNLVVMGALRGHTKSILCLATVSDLVCSGSEDKTVRIWRGNNTNTNSVHRDYCCLGVLEGHKGPIKCLTAVLESEESFLVYSGSLDCDIKVWQIYVPLL comes from the coding sequence ATGGAATTTGAAACATCCTTCAGTACCTCTATTAACCACACTACCACACGTTCTCTTTCTTCACAACAAAGCCTTGCATCAGTTCcttccctcaactcaacctcACAACAATTTCATAATTCAACCTTCACATGTCTCGCAACTCTCAAACTCTACACTTGCATTTCCTCTTTAACCCTTTCAGAAAAATTCCTCTACACCGGTTCATCCAACAGAGAAATCACATCATGGAATCGGATTCATCTTCACTCTCACCCTCAACAATCAAATAACACAATAGTTTCTGGAAACGGTGCCATAAAATCCATAGTAATTCATTCAAGCAAGCTTTTCACCGCTCACCAAGACAACAAAATCCGTGTTTGGAAAATCACCATTATCAACAAGGAATCTCAACGAcaacagcagcaacaacaacaacacaagtTCACTCATTTAGCCACGCTTCCAACATTTATTGACCGTTTCTCAAAAATCTTAATCCCGAAAAACCACGTTAAGATTCGAAGGAACAAAAAACGAACATGGGTTCACCACGTTGACACAGTCTCTTCCCTTGCTTTATCAAAAGATGGAACCTTGTTGTACTCTGTTTCGTGGGACAGATCAATCAAGGTTTGGAAAACCAAAGATTTCACATGTTTGGAATCAGTGAACAACGCACATGACGATGCAGTGAATGCAATAGTAGTTTCTAATGATGGGTATGTTTACACTGGATCaacagataaaaaaattaaggtttGGACGAAAGATAAAGAAGAGAAGAACAAGAAACACTCTTTGTTATTGGTTGATACTTTGGAGAAACACAATTCTGGGATTAATGCATTGGCACTTAACAGTGATGGTTCTGTTTTATATTCTGGTGCTTGTGATAGATCAATATTGGTATCTGAGAAGGGTGAAAATGGTAATTTGGTGGTGATGGGTGCCCTTCGTGGTCATACAAAGTCTATATTGTGTTTAGCTACGGTTTCTGATTTGGTGTGCAGTGGTTCTGAGGATAAAACAGTTCGAATTTGGAGAggtaataatactaatactaatagtGTTCATAGAGACTATTGTTGTTTGGGTGTTTTAGAAGGGCATAAAGGTCCAATTAAGTGTCTAACTGCTGTGCTTGAGTCAGAAGAATCTTTTCTTGTCTATAGTGGTAGTTTGGATTGTGATATTAAGGTTTGGCAGATTTATGTTCCTCTTCTATAA